The following proteins come from a genomic window of Halanaerobiaceae bacterium ANBcell28:
- the lysS gene encoding lysine--tRNA ligase, with amino-acid sequence MSNETTIEDINDLMLQRREKLEELQKKDIKAYGEKYVVTHHASDIENNFDELEEKEVSLVGRIMAIRTHGKASFADLMDMTGRIQLYVQVNQVGEENYEFFSNIDIGDIVGVKGIVFKTRRGEISIKVQTFKFLSKSLRPLPEKFHGLKDKETRYRQRYLDLIVNPEVKNTFVMRSQIIREIRRFLEDKEFLEVETPMMHPIAGGTSARPFITHHNTLDMDLYMRIAPELYLKRLVVGGFEKIFELNRTFRNEGMSIKHNPEFTMMELYQANADYHDMMDLMENMVAHVAESVLGTTKINYQDEEINLSPSWRRMTMVDAVKEYTDLDFDNISGSEEARKAAASIGIKIDDKNLSKGEILNHIFEERVEENLIQPTFIMNYPIEISPLASKMDGDPNYTYRFEPFIYGWELGNAFTELNDPIDQKQRFEEQMRQRDAGDDEAHMMDEDYVRALEYGMPPTGGLGVGIDRLIMLLTNSPSIRDVILFPTMRPEQ; translated from the coding sequence ATGAGTAATGAAACAACAATTGAAGATATTAATGATTTAATGTTACAGAGAAGAGAAAAATTAGAAGAACTTCAAAAAAAGGATATAAAAGCTTATGGGGAAAAGTATGTAGTGACTCATCATGCCTCTGATATAGAGAATAATTTTGATGAATTAGAAGAGAAGGAAGTTTCTTTAGTAGGCAGAATAATGGCTATCAGAACACATGGTAAAGCTAGCTTTGCAGATTTGATGGATATGACTGGTAGGATTCAGTTATATGTACAAGTAAATCAAGTTGGTGAAGAAAACTATGAATTTTTTAGCAATATAGATATTGGTGATATAGTTGGTGTAAAAGGTATAGTTTTTAAAACTAGACGCGGAGAAATTTCAATAAAAGTACAGACCTTTAAATTTCTAAGTAAATCCTTACGTCCTTTACCAGAAAAGTTTCATGGTTTAAAGGATAAAGAAACTCGTTATCGTCAGCGTTATCTAGATTTAATAGTAAATCCTGAAGTTAAAAATACTTTTGTTATGAGAAGCCAAATCATCAGAGAAATAAGAAGATTTCTTGAAGATAAAGAGTTTTTAGAAGTGGAAACACCTATGATGCATCCTATAGCTGGCGGCACCAGTGCTCGTCCTTTTATTACCCATCACAATACTCTGGATATGGATTTGTATATGCGTATTGCACCAGAGTTGTACTTAAAGAGGTTGGTTGTTGGTGGCTTTGAAAAAATATTTGAGTTAAATAGGACCTTCCGTAATGAGGGAATGTCTATTAAACATAATCCGGAGTTTACTATGATGGAGTTATATCAGGCTAATGCTGATTATCATGATATGATGGATCTTATGGAAAATATGGTGGCACATGTAGCTGAAAGTGTACTGGGTACTACAAAAATTAATTATCAAGATGAAGAAATTAATCTTTCTCCATCATGGAGAAGAATGACTATGGTTGATGCTGTAAAAGAATATACAGATCTTGATTTTGATAATATAAGTGGTAGTGAAGAAGCTAGAAAAGCTGCTGCTAGCATAGGTATTAAAATTGATGATAAGAACTTAAGTAAAGGTGAAATTTTAAATCATATATTTGAAGAAAGAGTGGAAGAAAATCTAATACAGCCAACGTTTATTATGAATTATCCGATAGAAATTTCTCCTCTTGCTAGTAAGATGGATGGAGATCCTAATTATACATATAGATTTGAGCCATTTATCTATGGATGGGAATTAGGAAACGCCTTTACTGAATTAAATGACCCAATAGATCAAAAACAAAGATTTGAAGAACAGATGAGACAACGGGATGCAGGAGACGATGAGGCTCATATGATGGATGAGGATTATGTTCGTGCTTTAGAATATGGCATGCCTCCAACTGGGGGATTGGGAGTTGGAATTGATCG